CGTGGCGCTCGAGCGCTGGCTGATGCCCTGGCATGTGTCGTTCCGCAAAGATCGCGCGTAGCTGTGCCGGGGAATCGGGCCACCACGCCCACGCGAAAGGAGGCCGCGCCCGAATTGTGCCAGCCTGGCGACCTGGCGCGTGTACAAAACCAAGGTTTTGCTGAGCTAAGGAGAAACCATGCGAATCCACAAGTTCCTCAGCGCCCTGATCGTGATGATCGTTTTTGGCGTACTGCTGGCCGCCTGTGGCGGTGCCGCGCCGGCCGCGCCGACGGCTGCCCCGGCTGAGCCGACGGCTGCCCCGGCTGAGCCGACGGCTGCCCCGGCTGAGCCGACCAAGGCACCTGAGCCAACCGCCGCGCCGGCCGCCAGCGGCACGCCCGACAAAGTCACGCTCCAGCTCAAATGGGTGGCCCAGGCCCAGTTCGCCGGCTACTACGCTGCGCTCGATCAGGGCTTCTACAAAGCCGAAAACCTCGATGTGACGATCAAACCCGGCGGCCCGGATATCGCGCCCGAGCAGGTGGTAGCCAGCGGCGGCGCCGAGTTCGGCCTCAACTGGCTGGCCAGCCTGCTGTCGGTGCGCGAGCAGGGCACGCCGCTGGTGAACATCGCCCAGGTGTTCCGCAGCGCCGGCATGCGCGAGCTCTCGTGGAAAGACAGCAACATCAACACCCCGGCCGACTGGAAGGGCAAGAAAGTGGCGGTATGGTTCTTCGGCAACGAGTTCAACCTGCTGGCCACGCTGGCGAAGTACAACCTCGACAAAGACAAAGACATCACGCTGGTGCAGCAGCCCTTCGATATGAACCTGCTGCTAAACAAAGAGGTTGATGCCGCCGCCGCGATGACCTACAACGAGCTGTACCAGGTGCTCAGCGCCGGCCACAAGATCGAAGAGCTGAACATCATCGACTACAACAAGGAAGGCACCGCGATGCCCGAGGACGGCATCTTCGTCAGCCAGGAGTGGCTGAACAAAGACGCCAAGAACAAAGACATCGCCGCGCGCTTCCTACGCGCCTCGTTCAAGGGCTGGGAATACTGCCGCGACAATGTCGACGCCTGTGTCGATATTGTGCTGAAGAACGACGCCTCGGGCGTGATGACCAAAAAAGCCCAGAAATGGCAGATGGACGAGGTCAACAAGCTGGTGTGGGGCGACCCGATCGATAAGAGCGCGAAGATCGGCTTCATGGAGCCCGACCTGTTCAAGCGCGGCGCCGAGACGGCGCTCAAGTTCGGCGTGATCAAAAAGCCAGCCGAAGAGGCCGCTTACACCCACGAGATCTGGGACATGGCCACCAAGCCGTAGCGCCTGGCGGGCAGTCGGCATCAGGCAGTAGGCAGCAGCGTTGCTGACCTACTGCTTCCTGCTTTGTAGTATCTAACCGGGCCTCGGTTACTGTACACGATTCACGCAATCTGCGTTTTTTGCCTGCGGCAGAGCAAGAGCGGTACTTTTCGGTTAGTGTGCTCCGATTATGGCGCTTCGCGCCATAATCGGAGCACAGAAGATAGCTGAGTACCGTGCTGCCGCAGGCTCAAAAGCCGTGCTACGTGGGCCAGCGCGTAGGCTGTGTGACGTTACACACGGCCTCGAGCCTAGTGGAGACAGGTATGGAATTTGGCATCACCCTGAAGCCCGACATGACCCCTGACCGCGCGGTGGCGCTGGCGCGCCAGGCCGAACAAGCCGGCTTCGGCTATGGCTGGCTGTTCGACTCGCACGTACTGTGGCTCGAGCCGTACCCGCTGCTGACGATGATCGCGCTCAATACCACGCGCATGCGCCTGGGCACCTGCGTGACCAACCCGGCCACGCGCGACCCGAGCGTCACCGCGAGCGCGCTGGCGACGCTCAACCTGATCTCGGGTGGGCGTATGGATCTGGGCATCGGGCGCGGCGACAGCGCCCGGCGCGTGCTGGGCAAGAAGCCGATCACGCTGGGCGGGCTC
The sequence above is drawn from the Candidatus Kouleothrix ribensis genome and encodes:
- a CDS encoding ABC transporter substrate-binding protein, with protein sequence MRIHKFLSALIVMIVFGVLLAACGGAAPAAPTAAPAEPTAAPAEPTAAPAEPTKAPEPTAAPAASGTPDKVTLQLKWVAQAQFAGYYAALDQGFYKAENLDVTIKPGGPDIAPEQVVASGGAEFGLNWLASLLSVREQGTPLVNIAQVFRSAGMRELSWKDSNINTPADWKGKKVAVWFFGNEFNLLATLAKYNLDKDKDITLVQQPFDMNLLLNKEVDAAAAMTYNELYQVLSAGHKIEELNIIDYNKEGTAMPEDGIFVSQEWLNKDAKNKDIAARFLRASFKGWEYCRDNVDACVDIVLKNDASGVMTKKAQKWQMDEVNKLVWGDPIDKSAKIGFMEPDLFKRGAETALKFGVIKKPAEEAAYTHEIWDMATKP